The following proteins are co-located in the Rippkaea orientalis PCC 8801 genome:
- the ccmS gene encoding beta-carboxysome assembly chaperone CcmS — translation MIQFGSSPPGDQANQWRYQLDSFVEEHQNALAALAWGLLQEWDNHQDAIGIDLQPQPHFVRCSRQAIEELNKKVNRQIQEILGVLDGYNPQEEVVMIAIAKGQLKLIHFKPDPFPPVCFEEVSKTLEELIQTLEELMAQKIVILTDS, via the coding sequence ATGATTCAATTTGGCAGTTCTCCACCGGGTGATCAAGCTAATCAATGGCGATATCAACTTGATAGTTTTGTCGAAGAACATCAAAACGCTTTAGCTGCTTTAGCTTGGGGGTTATTGCAAGAATGGGATAATCATCAAGACGCGATAGGAATTGATTTACAACCCCAACCCCATTTTGTTCGCTGTTCTCGCCAAGCCATTGAGGAACTCAATAAAAAAGTTAATCGACAAATTCAAGAGATTTTAGGGGTTTTAGACGGCTATAATCCTCAAGAAGAAGTGGTCATGATTGCGATCGCCAAAGGACAACTTAAGCTCATTCATTTTAAACCCGATCCTTTTCCTCCTGTTTGTTTTGAAGAAGTTTCTAAAACCTTGGAGGAGTTAATTCAAACATTAGAGGAGTTAATGGCTCAAAAAATTGTCATTTTAACGGATTCTTAG
- a CDS encoding proton extrusion protein PcxA encodes MKLKSLIKSTSDWFSSTPERALNRAYKSALKIQEIETKHFRGQKVSRENADYGASVITYFETEVQSYLQKINMELTVFKASRLFLSLSNLQDTENNLGTGKVKSEQETTAIIIFDKLKFIDEVIAKYKSNAIEKNVSNNVAIIAASERNPEVTNSAPSGKKSTKVKDQGVKNKTINFESASQKTGVLPRSFMNTLNKIKQEIDPKSGESEEQVLTKYRKSRYRTALSIKFILLLIIIPLLIHQLTKTFFLIPVVEQYFSRHEQVIFINRDLEDEALEELQHYEETLHFRGLIGLGPELSPEKIEQEVKQKAGEITEEYRRHGIDSIANIFADLFSFIAFVLVLVNSKKEIEVVKSFLDEILYGLSDPAKAFLIILFTDMFVGFHSPHGWEVILEGVAHHFGLPENREFNFLFIATFPVILDTVLKYWIFRYLNRISPSAVATYKNMNE; translated from the coding sequence ATGAAACTGAAATCCCTTATTAAAAGTACCTCAGATTGGTTTTCATCAACTCCTGAAAGAGCTTTAAATCGAGCCTATAAATCGGCTTTAAAGATTCAAGAGATTGAAACTAAACATTTTCGGGGTCAGAAAGTCTCTAGAGAGAATGCTGACTATGGCGCAAGTGTGATTACTTATTTTGAAACTGAAGTTCAAAGCTACTTGCAAAAAATCAATATGGAACTAACGGTTTTTAAAGCAAGTCGCCTTTTTTTGAGTTTATCAAATTTACAAGATACAGAGAATAATTTAGGAACGGGAAAAGTTAAATCGGAGCAAGAAACAACAGCTATTATTATTTTTGATAAGCTTAAATTTATTGATGAAGTAATTGCTAAATATAAATCTAACGCAATAGAAAAAAACGTCTCTAATAATGTAGCAATTATTGCTGCTTCTGAGAGAAACCCCGAAGTTACTAACAGCGCACCCTCCGGTAAAAAATCGACCAAAGTTAAAGACCAGGGAGTAAAAAATAAGACAATTAATTTTGAATCTGCTTCACAAAAGACTGGAGTGTTACCCCGATCTTTTATGAATACCTTGAACAAAATTAAGCAAGAAATTGATCCAAAATCAGGAGAAAGCGAAGAACAAGTTTTAACTAAATATCGTAAATCTCGTTATCGAACAGCTTTGTCAATCAAATTTATTTTACTCTTAATTATTATTCCTTTGCTGATTCATCAATTAACGAAAACTTTCTTTCTCATTCCCGTTGTTGAACAATATTTTAGTCGTCATGAACAAGTGATTTTTATCAACCGAGACTTAGAAGACGAAGCGTTAGAGGAATTACAACATTATGAAGAAACGCTACATTTTAGGGGGTTAATTGGCCTAGGTCCAGAATTAAGTCCTGAAAAAATCGAACAAGAGGTCAAACAGAAAGCAGGAGAAATTACTGAAGAATATCGTCGGCACGGTATTGATTCAATTGCTAACATTTTTGCTGATTTATTTTCCTTTATTGCTTTTGTTCTTGTTCTAGTCAATAGTAAGAAAGAAATTGAGGTAGTTAAATCATTTTTGGATGAAATTCTCTATGGGTTAAGTGATCCAGCTAAAGCATTTTTGATTATTTTGTTTACCGATATGTTCGTCGGTTTCCACTCTCCCCACGGTTGGGAAGTTATCCTAGAAGGGGTTGCACATCATTTTGGGCTCCCCGAAAATCGAGAGTTTAATTTCCTATTTATTGCTACTTTTCCCGTTATCTTGGATACCGTTTTAAAATATTGGATTTTCCGCTACCTCAACCGCATTTCTCCTTCTGCTGTAGCAACCTATAAAAATATGAATGAATAA
- a CDS encoding type II toxin-antitoxin system PemK/MazF family toxin, which produces MKLQKGDVVLCQVPMPSSQFQQFKLRPAVIVSANDINQILDDVMVVPCTSNRNRSFTIRQYLITGNEISIAGIRVESVVRCESILTLNKSMIIRKLGYLSPPAITQVNECLKIALSL; this is translated from the coding sequence ATGAAATTACAAAAGGGTGATGTAGTATTGTGTCAAGTACCCATGCCATCCAGTCAATTTCAACAGTTTAAGCTTCGTCCGGCTGTTATCGTATCAGCTAATGACATTAATCAAATTTTAGATGATGTAATGGTTGTTCCTTGTACCTCTAATCGTAATCGATCCTTCACGATACGACAATATTTAATCACAGGAAATGAGATTAGTATTGCAGGGATTAGAGTAGAGTCAGTTGTTCGCTGTGAATCAATTTTAACCTTGAATAAATCAATGATTATCCGAAAACTAGGTTATTTATCACCACCAGCAATAACACAAGTGAATGAATGCTTGAAAATTGCCTTATCCCTATAA
- a CDS encoding thioester reductase domain-containing protein has translation MSYSLAKGNLNREAYLDPSIQYLPLSPFRQRTKRRAFLTGATGFLGANLLHDLLKHTLFEVYCLVRASNADEGKVKLRQALKAQNLWMKAFEFRIHPVVGDLSKPQLGLSDAAFASLGKQIEVIYHNASWLNLSYPYSTLKATNVKGTEEILRLAAIKPQIAVHYVSTLSVFSPRVYNNQSEIAECFWVQEPIGLQQGYPQSKWVAEQLINIGSQRGLFAWIYRPGMITGHSETGICNNKDKFSILLRTCLELGLVPEFKGTVYMTPVDYVSRSIIELSELVSETDQAFHLITPQPMSWTKVVKTMLDTYPTMNSMPYSLWFKEVQQSARQSVSQELRTLVALLFHPTIPPFSTNQDVQFSCENTMKVLSTKFNIEWTQDNPTLLRRYLSYLAEVPSW, from the coding sequence ATGAGCTATTCTTTAGCGAAGGGTAACTTAAATCGGGAAGCATACCTAGATCCATCTATCCAATATCTACCCCTATCCCCGTTTAGACAACGGACTAAACGGAGAGCATTTTTGACGGGAGCAACGGGTTTTCTGGGTGCTAACCTACTCCACGATCTGCTCAAACACACTCTTTTTGAAGTATATTGCTTAGTACGCGCATCAAACGCCGATGAAGGGAAAGTCAAACTACGCCAGGCTCTTAAAGCGCAAAATCTCTGGATGAAAGCCTTTGAATTTAGGATACATCCAGTTGTTGGCGACTTAAGCAAACCTCAGTTAGGACTTTCCGATGCTGCCTTTGCAAGTTTGGGTAAACAGATAGAAGTCATCTATCACAATGCTTCTTGGCTCAATCTCTCCTATCCTTACTCGACTCTCAAAGCGACTAACGTCAAGGGAACAGAAGAAATTCTTCGACTCGCAGCGATTAAACCACAGATCGCCGTACACTATGTTTCAACGCTTTCTGTCTTCAGTCCTCGCGTTTACAATAATCAATCAGAAATTGCGGAATGCTTCTGGGTACAAGAACCCATTGGATTACAGCAAGGTTATCCTCAAAGTAAGTGGGTTGCGGAACAGTTAATCAATATCGGGTCACAACGCGGACTTTTTGCCTGGATTTACCGACCTGGAATGATTACCGGCCATAGTGAAACGGGTATCTGTAACAATAAGGATAAATTCTCTATTCTGCTACGGACTTGCCTTGAGCTTGGTTTAGTGCCAGAATTTAAAGGAACTGTTTACATGACTCCTGTTGATTATGTCAGTCGCTCAATTATCGAGCTTTCAGAATTAGTCAGCGAAACTGATCAAGCTTTTCATCTGATTACACCCCAACCAATGTCTTGGACAAAAGTTGTTAAAACAATGCTTGATACTTATCCTACTATGAACTCGATGCCTTATAGTCTTTGGTTTAAGGAAGTTCAGCAATCAGCTAGACAGTCGGTGAGTCAGGAACTGCGGACTTTAGTTGCCTTACTTTTTCATCCGACCATTCCACCCTTTTCGACTAATCAAGACGTACAGTTTAGCTGTGAGAACACCATGAAGGTGTTATCCACTAAGTTTAACATTGAATGGACACAAGATAATCCAACCTTATTAAGACGCTACCTCTCTTATTTAGCGGAAGTTCCCTCCTGGTAA
- a CDS encoding aldose 1-epimerase — protein MTFSVALKQEQYLTYLLSDSKAISTVEVVPERGGIITRWKIQGQDIFYLDEERFIHPDLTVRGGVPILFPICGNLPDDTYSYLGKSYELKQHGFARNLPWEVTKQAADDSASLTVTLRSNDKTFQGYPFDFQLDFTYELKGNSLIIRQKYSNHSDQTMPFSFGFHPYFLVLDKSKIALDIPGSEYQDQATKKMIPYQGSFDFTQDEIDAGFKTLTRSSATMTDNSRNLKLTLTWSDIYSTFVFWTVKGKEFVCLEPWTAPRNSLNTGEKLTQLPPKETCEAVFEMKVEAI, from the coding sequence ATGACCTTTTCAGTTGCCTTAAAACAGGAACAATATTTAACCTATCTTCTGTCAGACTCGAAGGCGATTTCGACCGTTGAAGTCGTCCCTGAACGAGGAGGAATTATTACCCGTTGGAAAATCCAAGGTCAAGATATTTTCTACTTAGATGAAGAACGCTTTATCCACCCTGACTTAACGGTTCGAGGAGGAGTCCCTATCCTCTTTCCGATTTGTGGTAATCTTCCCGATGATACTTATAGTTATTTAGGAAAATCTTATGAGCTAAAACAACATGGATTTGCGAGAAATTTACCGTGGGAAGTAACAAAACAAGCAGCCGATGACTCTGCTAGTTTAACAGTAACCTTACGCAGCAATGACAAAACGTTTCAAGGTTATCCTTTTGACTTTCAACTAGATTTTACCTATGAACTTAAGGGGAATAGTTTAATTATTCGACAAAAATATAGTAATCATTCTGACCAAACGATGCCATTTTCTTTTGGGTTTCATCCTTACTTCTTAGTTCTCGATAAAAGCAAGATTGCTTTAGATATTCCTGGTTCAGAATATCAAGATCAAGCCACTAAAAAGATGATCCCTTATCAGGGAAGCTTTGACTTTACCCAAGATGAAATTGATGCAGGATTCAAAACTTTAACTCGTTCCTCCGCTACCATGACCGATAATAGCCGTAACCTCAAATTAACCCTAACGTGGTCAGATATCTATTCTACCTTCGTATTTTGGACGGTTAAAGGTAAAGAGTTTGTCTGTCTTGAACCTTGGACTGCACCGCGTAACTCGTTAAATACCGGGGAAAAATTGACTCAACTTCCTCCAAAAGAAACTTGTGAAGCGGTGTTTGAGATGAAAGTAGAGGCAATCTAA
- the msrP gene encoding protein-methionine-sulfoxide reductase catalytic subunit MsrP produces the protein MTLIRIPQSWEISENSMTPPDVYFKRRRFLKTLIGVGIGSSLMPLNGCGKSSSETALEDSLKLSKLTFTKNPAFSQVDRPVTQEMLAGKYNNFYEFGGTKNIWLKAQNLPTDPWKVEVTGLVKNPTTYDLDDIKKKFPLEERIYRFRCVEAWSMVLPWIGFPMKALIAAVEPTSAAKFVRFTSFYDADITPGPAIHFGSLPWPYEEGLRLEEMANELAFFAVGLYGHDLPKQHGAPIRMVIPWKYGFKGAKSIVKIEFIAEKPATYWNTLVPNEYDFEANVNPNKPHPRWSQATEKFISQGPGLSWEIKETLPFNGYGEYVASLYA, from the coding sequence ATGACTTTAATTCGCATTCCCCAATCTTGGGAAATTTCTGAAAATAGCATGACTCCTCCCGACGTTTATTTTAAGCGTCGTCGCTTCCTTAAAACCTTAATTGGGGTAGGAATTGGGTCTAGTTTAATGCCCCTAAACGGTTGTGGAAAATCTTCTTCAGAAACCGCACTAGAAGACAGTTTAAAATTGTCTAAACTAACCTTCACAAAAAATCCCGCTTTTAGTCAAGTTGATCGCCCAGTTACTCAAGAAATGTTAGCGGGAAAATATAATAATTTCTATGAATTTGGCGGAACAAAAAATATTTGGTTAAAAGCCCAAAATTTACCCACTGATCCCTGGAAAGTTGAAGTCACTGGATTAGTTAAAAATCCAACCACCTATGATCTGGATGATATCAAGAAAAAATTCCCCTTAGAAGAGAGAATTTATCGCTTTCGGTGTGTAGAAGCTTGGTCAATGGTATTGCCTTGGATTGGCTTTCCGATGAAGGCATTAATAGCAGCAGTTGAACCCACTTCAGCCGCTAAATTTGTTCGCTTTACTTCTTTTTATGATGCTGATATTACCCCAGGTCCAGCCATTCATTTTGGTTCCTTACCTTGGCCCTATGAAGAAGGGTTACGCCTTGAAGAAATGGCTAACGAATTAGCCTTTTTTGCCGTGGGATTGTATGGACATGATCTCCCTAAACAACATGGTGCTCCTATCAGAATGGTAATTCCTTGGAAATATGGATTTAAAGGCGCAAAATCCATCGTAAAAATCGAATTTATTGCCGAAAAACCTGCTACTTATTGGAATACTTTAGTCCCCAATGAATACGATTTTGAAGCCAATGTTAATCCCAATAAACCCCATCCTCGTTGGTCTCAAGCAACGGAAAAATTTATTAGTCAAGGACCGGGTTTATCTTGGGAAATTAAGGAAACGTTACCATTTAATGGTTATGGAGAATATGTGGCTAGTTTATATGCTTGA
- a CDS encoding cation-translocating P-type ATPase, which translates to MTSTYSAHTLPQQHQPWYTYSPQNTLELLQTNPETGLSAEAVSQRQQHYGLNEIEETAGRSNWQILLDQFTNVMLIMLIVVAIISGILDIVQLQQGSSKGGVPFKDTIAIFSIVFLNGLLGYLQETRAEKALAALKRLSSPQVQVIRDGQRQEVEAPSLVPGDIILVEAGDQLCADGQILEAANLQIREAALTGEAHAVTKEYHAEGLPEDTTLGDRLNMVFTGTEIIQGRAKVIVTNTAMTTELGKIAEMLQSVENEDTPLQQRMTHLGNILVSGSLIMVGLVIGAGVLKAGWGMLQQLVEISLSMAVAVVPEGLPAVITVTLALGTQRMVKRNALIRKLPAVETLGSVNVICSDKTGTLTQNKMVIQAVETLQGNFHITGNGYEPSGSFFHTDHQTVNLNNYQELHTLLMAGVLCNDAHLSFQEGDWKIMGDPTEGALLVLAGKADLKQSDLESQFPRVREFPFSSERKRMSTICQGNSWPEWIPSQNAPYLMFTKGSPELILQRCHSYQLKDQVYPLTPEDRAKMVEANNGMAKQALRVLGFAYRPLSAIPDAGTDETSEQDLIWLGLVGMMDAPRPEVKAAVIKCREAGIRPVVITGDHQLTAQAIAEKLGISEQGDRVLTGQMLERMSQDELEQQVEHISVYARVSPEHKLRIVRALQKQNKFVAMTGDGVNDAPALKQADIGIAMGITGTDVSKEASDMVLLDDNFATIVAATEEGRVVYTNIRHFIKYILGSNIGEVITIAAAPILGLPGVPLTPLQILWMNLVTDGLPALALAVEPADPNIMRRPPFSPKESIFARGLGLYIVRIGLIFAIVSISLMMWSFDEAQTSGTPDSWKTMVFTTLCIAQMGHAIAARSTTQLAIEMNPLSNPYLWGAVVVTTILQLMLIYVPFLRNFFDTEILTQQQLIICLLFSSIMFVWVELEKIILRLYRKLKG; encoded by the coding sequence ATGACCTCTACCTACTCTGCCCATACTTTACCGCAACAGCATCAACCCTGGTATACCTACTCTCCCCAGAATACCCTAGAATTACTTCAAACTAACCCTGAAACTGGATTAAGCGCAGAAGCCGTCAGTCAACGTCAACAACACTACGGCCTCAACGAAATTGAAGAAACTGCCGGCCGCAGTAACTGGCAAATACTCCTCGATCAGTTTACCAACGTCATGTTAATCATGCTGATCGTAGTAGCTATCATCTCTGGTATCTTAGATATCGTGCAATTACAGCAAGGGTCAAGCAAAGGCGGTGTACCTTTTAAAGATACTATTGCTATTTTCTCCATTGTCTTCCTCAATGGACTCTTAGGCTATCTCCAAGAAACCCGCGCCGAAAAAGCCCTCGCAGCCCTAAAACGCCTGTCTTCCCCCCAAGTTCAAGTCATACGCGATGGTCAACGTCAAGAAGTGGAAGCCCCCTCCCTCGTCCCTGGAGACATTATTCTGGTAGAAGCAGGAGATCAATTATGCGCTGACGGACAAATTCTCGAAGCTGCTAACTTGCAAATTCGGGAAGCAGCCTTAACAGGAGAAGCCCACGCCGTTACCAAAGAATATCACGCTGAAGGACTCCCAGAAGACACCACCTTAGGCGATCGCCTCAATATGGTCTTTACGGGGACAGAAATTATCCAAGGACGGGCAAAAGTCATCGTCACCAACACGGCAATGACAACGGAATTGGGCAAAATAGCCGAAATGTTGCAGTCGGTGGAAAACGAAGACACTCCCCTCCAACAGCGTATGACCCATCTAGGCAATATCCTTGTTTCAGGATCATTGATCATGGTTGGGTTAGTCATTGGTGCAGGTGTCCTGAAAGCGGGTTGGGGAATGCTGCAACAATTAGTGGAAATTTCCCTCAGTATGGCAGTTGCTGTGGTTCCTGAAGGGCTACCTGCGGTTATTACCGTCACTCTCGCTTTAGGGACTCAACGCATGGTAAAACGTAACGCCCTCATTCGCAAGCTGCCGGCCGTAGAAACCTTGGGGTCTGTTAACGTGATCTGTTCGGATAAAACAGGAACTCTGACCCAGAATAAGATGGTCATTCAGGCTGTAGAAACCCTACAAGGCAATTTTCACATCACAGGCAACGGATACGAACCATCAGGGTCTTTTTTTCATACTGATCATCAAACCGTTAATCTCAACAACTATCAAGAACTTCACACCCTATTAATGGCGGGGGTACTCTGCAATGATGCCCATTTAAGCTTTCAAGAGGGAGACTGGAAAATTATGGGCGACCCCACGGAAGGGGCGTTATTAGTCTTAGCGGGTAAGGCTGACTTAAAGCAGTCAGACTTAGAGAGTCAATTTCCACGGGTAAGAGAATTTCCCTTTTCCTCTGAACGCAAGCGAATGAGTACGATTTGTCAAGGAAACTCCTGGCCAGAGTGGATACCGTCTCAAAATGCTCCCTATTTGATGTTTACTAAAGGATCTCCCGAATTAATCCTACAACGCTGTCACTCTTACCAACTCAAAGACCAGGTTTATCCCCTGACCCCAGAAGATCGTGCAAAAATGGTTGAAGCTAACAACGGGATGGCTAAACAGGCTCTGCGGGTGTTAGGCTTTGCTTATAGGCCGCTTTCCGCTATTCCTGACGCTGGAACTGATGAAACTAGCGAACAAGACTTAATTTGGTTGGGGTTAGTGGGGATGATGGATGCGCCTCGCCCAGAAGTCAAAGCTGCGGTGATTAAATGTCGGGAAGCAGGTATTCGTCCAGTGGTGATCACAGGAGATCATCAACTGACGGCACAAGCGATCGCCGAAAAATTGGGGATCTCTGAACAAGGCGATCGCGTTCTGACGGGACAAATGTTAGAACGAATGTCCCAAGACGAATTAGAGCAACAAGTTGAACACATTAGTGTCTATGCTAGGGTATCCCCAGAACATAAACTCCGCATTGTCCGCGCTTTACAGAAACAGAACAAATTTGTTGCCATGACGGGGGATGGGGTTAATGATGCCCCGGCCTTGAAACAAGCTGATATTGGTATTGCTATGGGTATTACTGGGACAGATGTTAGCAAGGAGGCGAGTGATATGGTACTTCTTGATGATAATTTTGCTACTATTGTCGCTGCAACCGAAGAAGGCAGGGTCGTTTATACTAATATTCGTCACTTTATTAAGTATATTTTGGGCAGTAATATCGGCGAAGTCATTACCATTGCGGCTGCCCCTATTTTGGGTCTTCCGGGGGTTCCTTTAACGCCTTTACAAATTCTTTGGATGAATTTAGTCACGGATGGTTTACCCGCGTTAGCCTTAGCGGTAGAACCAGCCGATCCTAATATTATGCGTCGTCCTCCTTTTAGTCCCAAAGAAAGTATTTTTGCGCGGGGTTTGGGGTTATATATTGTTCGCATTGGTCTAATTTTTGCGATCGTTAGTATTTCTTTGATGATGTGGTCTTTTGATGAAGCGCAAACATCAGGAACCCCCGATAGTTGGAAAACTATGGTCTTTACAACCCTATGTATTGCCCAAATGGGACACGCGATCGCTGCTCGTTCTACCACTCAATTAGCGATCGAAATGAACCCCCTTTCTAACCCCTATCTTTGGGGGGCAGTTGTTGTTACGACCATTCTCCAATTAATGTTAATTTATGTGCCTTTTTTGCGCAATTTCTTTGATACAGAAATTTTAACCCAACAACAGTTAATTATCTGTTTACTGTTTAGTAGTATAATGTTTGTTTGGGTTGAATTAGAAAAAATCATCCTACGTTTATATCGTAAGCTTAAAGGGTAA
- a CDS encoding ArsR/SmtB family transcription factor: MTPLEDLEMSQFSPTVLGMIADFFKVLSEVSRLQIVCSLKSGEKNVTQIIEITGLGQANVSKHLKLLTQAGIVTRTQQGVNVVYAIANPLVFPLCDLVCNSIAAQLQQQNQQLESLKVFQQSF, translated from the coding sequence ATGACTCCATTGGAAGACTTAGAGATGTCCCAATTCTCTCCGACTGTTTTAGGGATGATTGCGGATTTTTTCAAAGTCTTGTCTGAAGTCAGTCGTCTACAGATCGTCTGTTCTCTCAAAAGCGGTGAAAAAAATGTCACCCAAATTATCGAAATTACGGGGTTAGGACAAGCAAATGTCTCTAAACACCTAAAATTATTAACTCAAGCAGGAATTGTGACGCGGACGCAACAGGGAGTTAATGTTGTGTATGCGATCGCTAATCCGTTAGTCTTCCCATTGTGCGATCTCGTTTGTAATTCCATTGCAGCACAATTACAGCAACAAAATCAACAGTTAGAGTCCCTTAAAGTCTTTCAACAATCGTTTTAG
- a CDS encoding restriction endonuclease subunit S: MYFNTKANRELMNKFSGGSVQPLITQTSIKSLPIPILDFQFQQKIHSRLNESVELKKKSKQLLEIATIGVEKAIETDEETATDWINQQLQHLDIELTDSRRET, encoded by the coding sequence TTGTACTTCAATACAAAAGCAAATCGAGAATTGATGAATAAATTCTCAGGAGGTTCTGTGCAACCGCTAATAACTCAAACTTCTATAAAATCTTTACCAATACCTATATTGGATTTTCAATTTCAACAGAAAATTCATTCAAGATTAAATGAGAGCGTTGAACTAAAGAAAAAATCCAAACAACTCTTAGAAATTGCTACAATAGGAGTAGAAAAAGCGATTGAAACCGATGAAGAAACCGCAACCGATTGGATAAATCAACAACTTCAGCATTTAGATATTGAACTAACCGACTCAAGGAGAGAAACATGA
- the hetL gene encoding heterocyst differentiation pentapeptide repeat protein HetL gives MTLENLLKQYATGERNFSQMILREVDLININLMGINLAGADLRQSRLGKSNLSQAILTKADFSEAILWGTDLRETDLSQAIFRDADLSGAKLIDANLTEAYLNKASLCGANLTGAILVNCNLFDADLRPTSERRTNIGEADLSRADLCYANLSAALLYKANLVGAKLCRAKLSREEFRSPFPTDLTEANLQNADLSYADLSHAILVKADLRGADLTGTILTDADLRGAIFSPS, from the coding sequence ATGACATTAGAAAATTTATTAAAGCAATATGCTACAGGTGAAAGAAATTTTTCCCAAATGATCCTACGGGAAGTCGATTTAATCAATATTAATCTAATGGGAATCAATTTAGCGGGTGCAGATTTACGTCAATCTAGATTGGGAAAAAGCAATTTAAGTCAAGCCATTTTAACAAAAGCTGATTTTAGTGAGGCAATTCTTTGGGGGACTGATCTCAGAGAAACTGACTTATCTCAGGCGATTTTTCGAGATGCAGATCTCAGTGGTGCTAAATTAATTGATGCTAATTTGACTGAAGCGTATCTCAATAAAGCTAGTTTATGCGGAGCCAATTTAACGGGAGCAATTCTTGTTAATTGTAACCTATTTGATGCCGATTTGCGCCCGACTTCTGAACGGAGAACAAACATCGGAGAAGCGGATTTAAGCAGGGCAGATTTATGTTATGCTAACCTCAGTGCTGCTTTATTATATAAAGCCAATTTAGTAGGTGCTAAATTATGCCGAGCAAAGTTAAGTCGAGAAGAGTTTCGTTCCCCTTTTCCTACTGATTTAACTGAAGCTAACTTACAAAATGCGGATTTAAGTTATGCGGATTTAAGTCATGCTATTTTAGTCAAAGCTGACTTAAGAGGAGCAGATTTAACGGGTACAATTTTGACGGATGCTGATTTAAGAGGTGCGATTTTTTCTCCCTCATAG
- the acsF gene encoding magnesium-protoporphyrin IX monomethyl ester (oxidative) cyclase: MVNTLDKTASESVKAGIKAPSKETLLTPRFYITDFETAANLSLKEQETELQAMLTEMRNDYNRHHFVRDEDFKAGCWDHLDETTKEGFIEYLERSCISEFSGFLLFKELSRKIKDRNPILSEMFHLMARDEARHAGFLNKAMSDFNLSLDLGKVTKTRTYTFFPLEWVIYTVYLSEKIGYWRYIIIFRHLEKHPEKQFYPIFKKFENWCQDENRHGDIFNALLRSQPKLWNTWQSRLWSRFFLLSVFVTHTLTVHERASFYESLGLNATEFDQEVIRKTNETSARAFPSVLDVDHPEFYPRLQRCSDRNLKMKAIGESNAPKFIKNLRKLPLIAGIVGDLLRIYLLKPIDAEALRGTVR, from the coding sequence ATGGTTAATACATTAGACAAAACCGCTTCAGAATCAGTCAAAGCAGGGATTAAAGCACCGAGCAAGGAAACCCTCCTCACTCCTCGTTTCTACATTACGGACTTTGAAACTGCCGCTAACCTTTCTCTCAAGGAACAGGAAACCGAATTACAAGCGATGTTGACGGAGATGCGGAACGACTACAACCGTCACCATTTTGTCCGAGATGAGGACTTTAAAGCAGGATGTTGGGATCATTTAGACGAAACCACAAAAGAGGGATTTATTGAATATCTGGAACGGTCTTGTATTTCAGAATTTTCTGGTTTTCTTTTATTTAAAGAACTGTCGCGTAAAATCAAAGATCGTAATCCCATTTTATCAGAAATGTTCCATTTAATGGCACGGGATGAAGCGCGTCATGCGGGATTTTTAAATAAAGCTATGTCCGATTTTAACCTATCCCTAGATTTAGGAAAAGTCACCAAAACCCGCACCTATACCTTTTTCCCATTGGAATGGGTAATTTATACGGTTTATCTGTCGGAAAAAATTGGTTATTGGCGTTATATTATTATTTTCCGACACTTAGAAAAGCATCCCGAAAAACAATTTTATCCTATCTTCAAAAAGTTTGAAAATTGGTGTCAGGATGAAAACCGTCACGGGGATATTTTCAATGCGTTATTGCGTTCTCAACCCAAACTTTGGAATACCTGGCAATCTCGGTTATGGAGTCGCTTTTTCCTATTATCGGTTTTTGTTACCCACACTTTAACGGTGCATGAAAGAGCAAGTTTTTATGAATCTTTGGGGTTAAATGCCACGGAATTTGATCAAGAAGTGATCCGTAAAACCAATGAAACCTCAGCACGAGCATTTCCCAGTGTTTTAGATGTAGATCATCCTGAATTTTACCCCCGTTTACAACGTTGCTCTGATCGCAATTTGAAAATGAAAGCCATAGGAGAAAGTAACGCTCCTAAATTCATTAAAAATCTGCGTAAGCTTCCTTTAATTGCGGGAATTGTTGGGGATTTATTGCGGATTTATTTACTTAAACCCATTGATGCTGAAGCCTTACGGGGAACGGTTCGTTAG